In Armatimonadia bacterium, the DNA window TGCAGTACTTCGCCGACTGCTGCCTGAAGGGCGAGCCGCCGACGGTGGTCCCTGCGGAGGAGAGCATGGCGGCTGTGGAGGCCTGCCTGGCAGCCGAGAAGAGCGCCGCGACAGGCAGAATAGTGAAGCTGTAGGGTCGGGGAGAGGACGCTCGGGACTCGCCGATCCTACTAGACTCGAAGCGACAGGGGCGGCACCTCCGTGCTGCCCCTGGTCGTCTTCAGAAGGAAGAGGTCCGCCACCCCGTCAACTGCTCTGCCCCTACCAGGGCGGCAGAGCCATGGTGCCGCCCTCAATGGGGAGCGACACCGCGTTGATGTACTCGGCGTCATCGCTGACAAGGAACGCAACAGCTTTCGCCACGTCAAGCGGCTGGCCCAGGCGGCGTACCGGGATCCTCTTGGCCACGTCCGCGTACAGCTCCTCGAGTGGCTGCGTCCAGCCGGCGGCGGTCGCAGCCAGCAGGGGCGTGTCGATGGTCCCCGGGCATACGCCGACGATGCGCACCACTCCGGCATGGTCCACGGCCAGCGCCCGGATCAGGGACTCCAGAGCGCCCTTGGAGGCGCAGTACAGGGCATGCTCGGGGAAGCCGACGAAGGCCGCCACGGAGGTGGTGATCGCGATCACCCCTTTGCCCTGCTTCTCCATGACCGGGACCACGTGCTTGGCCAGCCACAGGTTCCCCAT includes these proteins:
- a CDS encoding SDR family oxidoreductase, with protein sequence MSISGKAILVTGGTSGIGEGCSRHFAECGAKVVIASNQPQEGAALEADLRGQGLEARFFEVNVTSEDSVRELVAKAVHTYGRIDALVSNAGVWRQGRVTDFSLDDWNAVMGVNVMGNLWLAKHVVPVMEKQGKGVIAITTSVAAFVGFPEHALYCASKGALESLIRALAVDHAGVVRIVGVCPGTIDTPLLAATAAGWTQPLEELYADVAKRIPVRRLGQPLDVAKAVAFLVSDDAEYINAVSLPIEGGTMALPPW